One Pararhizobium sp. IMCC3301 DNA segment encodes these proteins:
- the glnA gene encoding type I glutamate--ammonia ligase, with amino-acid sequence MTTENDILKQIKDEDILYVDLRFTDPRGKMHHVTMDASVVDEDMFADGVMFDGSSIAGWKAINESDMTLMPDASTSTRDPFFQAPTLAIFCDILDPISGEGYNRDPRMTAKKAEAYVKSSGAGDTVYVGPEAEFFVFDDVRFSTEPYNTGFLLDSSELPSNNYSEYEGGNMGHRPRTKGGYFPVPPVDSGQDWRGDMLQKMKQMGVVVEKHHHEVASAQHELGLVYQTLTKMADHQQIYKYVVHQVAHAWGKTATFMPKPVYGDNGTGMHCHQSIWKDGNPLFAGNQYADLSEDCLFYIGGILKHAKSINAFTNPSTNSYKRLVPGFEAPVLLAYSARNRSASCRIPFSASPKGKRVEIRFPDPTANPYLAFTALLMAGLDGIKNKMHPGEAMDKDLYDLPPAELAEIPTVAASLREALECLDADRDYLKAGGVMDDDQIDAYIDLKMEENIRYEHTPHPVEFDMYYSV; translated from the coding sequence AGATGAAGACATCCTGTATGTCGATTTGCGATTTACTGATCCGCGCGGAAAAATGCACCATGTGACGATGGACGCATCGGTCGTTGATGAAGACATGTTTGCCGATGGCGTTATGTTTGACGGCTCTTCCATCGCCGGTTGGAAAGCCATCAACGAGTCCGATATGACCTTGATGCCAGACGCATCAACCTCAACCAGAGACCCGTTCTTTCAGGCACCGACCCTCGCCATTTTCTGCGATATTCTCGATCCGATCAGCGGTGAAGGTTATAATCGCGATCCGCGCATGACAGCCAAGAAGGCCGAAGCCTACGTCAAATCTTCGGGCGCCGGCGATACCGTCTATGTTGGACCGGAAGCTGAGTTCTTTGTGTTCGATGATGTGCGGTTTTCGACCGAGCCTTACAATACAGGCTTCCTGCTCGACAGCTCGGAACTGCCCAGCAACAATTATTCCGAATATGAGGGCGGTAATATGGGGCACCGGCCCCGCACCAAGGGCGGTTATTTCCCGGTACCGCCGGTAGATTCCGGACAGGACTGGCGCGGCGACATGCTGCAGAAAATGAAGCAGATGGGTGTTGTCGTTGAAAAGCATCACCATGAAGTGGCATCAGCACAGCACGAACTCGGCCTGGTTTATCAGACCCTGACAAAAATGGCTGACCACCAGCAGATCTACAAATATGTCGTGCATCAGGTCGCCCATGCCTGGGGCAAGACAGCCACCTTCATGCCAAAACCGGTCTATGGCGACAACGGCACCGGCATGCACTGCCACCAGTCTATCTGGAAAGACGGCAATCCGCTGTTTGCTGGCAATCAGTATGCTGATCTGTCGGAAGATTGCCTGTTTTACATCGGTGGCATTCTCAAACATGCGAAGTCCATTAACGCCTTCACCAACCCGTCAACTAACTCCTATAAGCGGTTGGTTCCCGGCTTCGAAGCTCCGGTTCTGCTGGCCTACTCGGCCCGCAACCGCTCTGCATCCTGCCGTATTCCGTTCAGCGCCTCGCCGAAGGGCAAGCGCGTTGAAATTCGCTTCCCCGATCCGACCGCCAATCCGTATCTGGCCTTCACCGCCCTGTTGATGGCCGGTCTTGACGGCATCAAGAACAAAATGCATCCGGGCGAAGCCATGGACAAGGATCTGTATGATCTGCCTCCAGCGGAACTGGCTGAAATTCCAACAGTGGCCGCATCCCTGCGCGAGGCGCTTGAATGTCTTGATGCCGACCGCGATTACCTGAAAGCCGGCGGTGTCATGGACGATGATCAGATCGACGCCTATATCGATTTGAAGATGGAAGAAAACATCCGCTACGAACACACACCGCATCCAGTTGAATTCGACATGTATTATTCTGTCTGA
- the parE gene encoding DNA topoisomerase IV subunit B, translated as MSNAEDLFGSPAAGSSQASQPHAPQKSTAKRRTAGNFSDPEAYTAADIEVLEGLEPVRKRPGMYIGGTDEKALHHLFSEVIDNSMDEAIAGHANWIEVSCNADGSLSVTDNGRGIPVDAHPKFKDRSALEVIMTTLHAGGKFDSKVYETSGGLHGVGISVVNALSDVLEVEVARNRKLYRQTFSRGHATSRLEELGDTQNRRGTKITFHPDAQIFGESARFKPAILFKMARAKAYLFGGVEIRWRCDPALLGDKDTTPLEGTYHFPGGLKDYLEDQMDTKHRVTDEIFSGQAGRRGGHGSVEWALIWFAGDGFVQSYCNTVPTGDGGTHESGLRTALLRGLKAYAELTGNKRASIITADDVMTSSAAMLSVFIREPEFVGQTKDKLASGEATKIVESAIRDAFDHWLTGSPSQASKLLEWVVDRAEERLRRRQEKEINRKSATRKLRLPGKLADCSGSAASGSELFIVEGDSAGGSAKQARNRKNQAVLPLRGKILNVANAGREKLAANQQLSDLCQALGTGLRVNYRSSDLRYDKIVIMTDADVDGAHIASLLITFFYREMPDLIEDGHLYLAVPPLYRLSQGGKTMYARDDAHKDELLESDFKGRGKIDIGRFKGLGEMMPAQLKQTTMNPGTRTLLKVRIEEAEIDKTRDSVEQLMGNKPEARFSFIQENAEFASELDI; from the coding sequence ATGAGCAACGCAGAGGACCTTTTTGGCAGCCCCGCCGCCGGATCTTCCCAGGCATCGCAGCCGCATGCGCCGCAAAAATCCACTGCGAAGCGGAGGACTGCGGGAAATTTCAGCGATCCCGAAGCCTATACCGCTGCTGACATCGAAGTCCTGGAGGGGTTGGAACCGGTCCGCAAGCGCCCCGGCATGTATATTGGCGGCACGGACGAAAAAGCGCTGCATCATCTGTTTTCCGAAGTCATCGACAATTCGATGGATGAAGCGATCGCAGGGCACGCCAACTGGATCGAAGTCAGTTGCAACGCGGACGGCTCGCTCAGCGTAACCGACAATGGCCGCGGTATTCCAGTCGATGCCCACCCTAAATTCAAAGACCGTTCTGCACTGGAAGTCATCATGACCACGTTGCATGCAGGCGGAAAATTCGATTCAAAGGTCTATGAGACCTCCGGTGGCCTGCACGGCGTTGGCATCTCCGTGGTCAATGCCCTGTCGGATGTGCTGGAAGTCGAGGTCGCCCGGAACCGCAAGCTGTACCGGCAGACCTTTTCGCGTGGTCATGCCACCAGCAGACTTGAGGAGCTGGGCGACACACAGAATCGCCGGGGCACCAAAATTACCTTTCATCCCGATGCTCAGATTTTTGGTGAAAGCGCCCGCTTCAAACCGGCCATCCTGTTCAAAATGGCCCGTGCAAAAGCCTACCTGTTTGGCGGCGTCGAAATTCGCTGGCGTTGCGATCCCGCGTTGCTTGGCGACAAGGACACCACGCCTTTGGAAGGCACTTATCATTTTCCAGGGGGACTTAAGGACTATCTGGAAGACCAGATGGATACAAAGCACCGTGTCACAGACGAGATTTTTTCCGGCCAGGCAGGCCGCCGCGGCGGACATGGATCTGTCGAGTGGGCTTTGATCTGGTTCGCAGGAGACGGATTTGTTCAATCCTACTGCAACACGGTGCCCACTGGCGATGGTGGCACCCATGAAAGCGGGCTACGAACCGCCCTGCTCCGCGGCTTGAAAGCCTATGCGGAATTGACTGGCAACAAACGCGCCTCGATCATCACCGCAGATGATGTGATGACCTCGTCTGCTGCCATGCTGTCGGTGTTTATTCGCGAACCGGAATTTGTTGGACAGACCAAAGACAAGCTTGCATCCGGCGAAGCCACAAAGATTGTTGAAAGCGCGATACGCGATGCGTTTGACCATTGGCTGACCGGATCTCCCTCACAAGCTTCCAAATTGCTGGAATGGGTTGTCGACCGTGCCGAGGAACGCCTGCGCCGCCGCCAAGAAAAGGAAATCAACCGCAAAAGCGCCACCCGCAAATTGCGCCTGCCGGGCAAGCTGGCGGATTGTTCGGGCAGCGCGGCCTCCGGATCTGAGCTGTTTATCGTTGAAGGAGACTCCGCCGGTGGCTCCGCCAAACAGGCCCGCAACCGCAAGAATCAGGCTGTATTGCCACTGCGCGGAAAAATCCTCAATGTTGCCAATGCCGGCCGTGAAAAGCTGGCGGCCAATCAACAATTGTCTGATCTGTGTCAGGCTTTGGGGACCGGTCTTCGCGTCAATTACCGCTCCAGCGATCTGCGCTATGACAAGATAGTCATTATGACGGATGCCGATGTGGATGGCGCCCACATCGCATCCCTGCTGATTACTTTCTTCTACCGCGAAATGCCGGATCTGATCGAAGACGGGCACCTCTATCTGGCGGTGCCGCCGCTGTATCGCCTCAGCCAGGGCGGCAAAACCATGTATGCCCGGGATGATGCGCATAAGGATGAATTACTGGAAAGCGACTTCAAAGGCCGCGGCAAAATCGACATTGGCCGCTTTAAGGGTCTGGGCGAAATGATGCCTGCCCAGTTGAAGCAAACCACAATGAACCCCGGCACACGTACGCTTTTGAAGGTACGCATCGAAGAAGCGGAAATCGACAAAACCAGAGATTCTGTCGAACAATTGATGGGAAACAAGCCCGAAGCCCGTTTCAGCTTTATTCAGGAAAATGCGGAATTCGCCAGCGAATTGGATATTTAA
- a CDS encoding DEAD/DEAH box helicase: MTFNDLGLSPKVLAAVERVGYTEPTPIQAGAIPHVLQKRDVLGTAQTGTGKTASFTLPMLTLLEKGRARTRMPRTLILEPTRELAAQVEENFKIYGSGHKLNVALLIGGVSFDEQEKKLVRGADVLIATPGRLLDHFERGKLLLTGVEILVIDEADRMLDMGFIPDIERICKLIPFTRQTLFFSATMPKEIQKLADQFLHNPARIEVAARSSAALTVTQNVVHCGSKPSEKRAALRQLIDNAKDLQNAIIFCNRKRDVATVARSLERHGYNAGALHGDMDQHARMKMLASFKDLSTTLLVASDVAARGLDIPEVSHVFNFDVPTHAEDYVHRIGRTGRAGRSGTAFTLVSRSEQKYLDAVEKLLGIPLVVPGSVSQPAPEKVKSEETANTVSDEVSAESGSRRQKRNTGRTRKPEKVIKSKDDNTVSDTTTATVKPGKATRDEDSPKPRSPRTANRRKQTANDNVPFAEADHVPAFLLRSVNLN; this comes from the coding sequence ATGACATTTAACGACCTTGGACTAAGCCCAAAAGTTCTCGCAGCTGTGGAACGTGTTGGCTATACCGAACCGACTCCCATTCAAGCGGGCGCAATTCCGCATGTTCTGCAGAAACGCGATGTGCTGGGAACAGCGCAGACCGGAACCGGTAAAACCGCCAGCTTCACACTGCCGATGCTGACCCTGCTGGAAAAAGGCCGTGCCCGCACGCGCATGCCCCGCACCCTGATCCTGGAGCCGACTCGCGAATTGGCCGCCCAGGTTGAGGAAAACTTCAAGATTTACGGCTCCGGCCACAAATTAAATGTGGCGCTGCTGATCGGAGGTGTCTCCTTCGACGAACAGGAAAAGAAGCTGGTGCGCGGCGCTGATGTGCTGATTGCTACCCCAGGCCGTCTGCTGGATCATTTCGAGCGCGGCAAACTGCTTTTGACTGGTGTCGAAATTCTTGTGATCGATGAAGCGGACCGCATGCTTGATATGGGTTTCATCCCGGATATTGAACGCATCTGCAAATTGATTCCCTTCACGCGCCAGACGCTGTTTTTCTCGGCGACCATGCCCAAAGAAATTCAGAAGCTGGCCGACCAGTTCCTACATAATCCGGCAAGAATTGAAGTGGCCGCACGGTCTTCAGCAGCTTTGACTGTCACCCAGAACGTGGTTCATTGCGGCAGCAAACCCAGCGAAAAGCGCGCTGCATTGCGTCAGTTGATTGACAATGCCAAGGATCTTCAGAACGCAATCATTTTCTGCAATCGCAAACGCGATGTGGCGACAGTGGCCCGCTCGCTGGAACGCCACGGCTACAACGCCGGCGCATTGCACGGCGACATGGACCAGCATGCCCGCATGAAGATGCTGGCATCATTCAAGGATCTGAGCACTACCCTGCTGGTGGCCAGTGATGTTGCGGCGCGCGGGCTCGATATTCCGGAAGTCAGCCACGTATTCAATTTTGATGTGCCGACCCATGCCGAGGATTACGTCCACCGCATCGGCCGAACCGGTCGCGCCGGGCGTAGCGGCACGGCGTTTACACTGGTGTCCCGGTCAGAACAGAAATATCTCGATGCGGTGGAAAAACTGCTCGGAATACCGCTGGTCGTACCAGGCAGCGTATCGCAGCCAGCGCCAGAAAAAGTCAAATCTGAGGAAACGGCCAACACAGTGTCTGACGAAGTTTCGGCTGAGTCCGGCAGCAGAAGGCAAAAACGGAATACAGGCAGAACGAGAAAACCGGAGAAGGTTATTAAATCTAAAGATGATAATACTGTATCCGATACTACAACTGCCACTGTAAAGCCTGGCAAGGCCACCAGAGATGAAGATTCTCCGAAACCGCGCAGCCCCAGAACTGCAAACCGGCGCAAGCAGACCGCGAATGACAATGTGCCTTTTGCCGAAGCAGATCACGTTCCCGCATTTTTACTTCGGTCCGTCAATCTGAACTAA